From the Amia ocellicauda isolate fAmiCal2 chromosome 12, fAmiCal2.hap1, whole genome shotgun sequence genome, the window ATACATATCCCTTCTCCACATCCACCTTAAGTTAACAAGGTAAACTGTATTATTAAACTGTATAATCGCCGATCGGCCGGGAGATTTGTTTTAACCGGGAGGTGAGTCCAGATCAAAACAGGACAtaaagcacacacaaacaaaaaaataacttaTCCATGTTTAAATACACATAATATGAATGATTATTAAACTAAGGTAaatgttctttatttaaaaagtcaatttCCCAACCCTGTGgctccatctcctcctcatctgtTGATGATTCAGTGGGGTCTTCCCAAAATGATgacatttacttttacttttaactgtaaaatatagttctgtaattgtattgttttgcgcAAAATGGAATCTCTTCCTTTTGACACTTGGGAGACGCGTTGGTGTGGCACTGTCCGCGGAGCGTCAAGTTTGAAGCGAAGCGAcgtgctggtgtgtcctgggcttaaaaataaatcttgaaGCTGATTATTTTtccagtgggggaaaaaataattatgCAGTCCCTTAAGTCCCATAGAAGCAATTTATTGTTGAAGCTAGAATTTACATGGGACCTGCATGATCAAATTAATGTTTATTGATTTACAAGAGGAATACTTCCCTCAAGAGTTTATCATTTGTGCTGATAGTGATCGGTCATATGTTTCAGAACCACTCAATATATTGAATACTTgatgatttttaatataaatacatttttagttaAATTAACTTACAGCGTTGCTCCCAACTCTCAGGCTCCACCAGACTGGCAGGAAATCCTCACCTACTTCCGAGGTTCTGAGCTGCAGAACTACTTCACAAAAATCCTGGAGGATGACCTGAAGGCCATTGTCAAGCCCCAGTATGTGGACCAGATACCCAAGACAGTCAAGGTTAGTGCTGCTCAAGCAGAACAACAGGGCAATACAACCAGGCTGTGTGGCACCAGTTTGTGCTGTTATATGCTTTTGTGTGCTTAGTGTGTTGAAGCTTAAAGTTTTTGTTTGACATTGTAAAGCAAAATATAAAGTGAGAGTTTCCTTTGTGCCATCAGTCAGATAACTGACCTATGGACATTTCCTCAGTTGTATTTCATTTAATCATAGGATTTGGCAACTTtttcaaccaaaaaaaaaaaaatgaaaaagagggagtataaatatgttttaatgtttggcTTAATAAAAGGGGTCAGTCTGGGCTTAATGATGTGCCAAGACTAGTCATTCAGACTTGCTGAATTCTAGTGCCCTGATTTGAATAAGTTCTGATAGTTTTCTGTAAAATGCAAGTTAATTAATCCAGTTGCTTGTGTAGTGTGATATAGGGTAAATGCATACATGTGTGCAATATTTATCCAGTAGTTTGTCTTAATCTATCAAGtataaagtaaataataaaaataaactaccTTCTGACTTAAACACAATCATACACTTCTTATTATTGTGGTTCAGTATTTGTCCTATGACAAGTTTACATAGTTCAGTAATGAGAGAGTCAGAATAATATACAAGCTACATTAGGGCCTGTTTGTAGGTACATAGCATTACATTGAGATTTCAAATCCAGAATAGTTGTGAAAGTTAAATACGTTAACAATGGGTTGGACTATAAATAcgaattgtaaagttattttcttttctgactatGAAGGTGGGGAAGGCACTTCAGTTTGTAAGAAACATTTTTGCTTCTGTCAACAGGGTACTGTGGGTTCTATTTTGAGCAGGAAAGATGACACCAAGACAGAGGATATTGTTTGTGCTCAGCTTGGTATGtgcttttattataataattatataatacaaaacatcTAATTCCATAACTGATTTATCTGAATATTCACCATGAGCTTGTAATACGAAGAGCTATAAATAACCAATCCTAGAGCATATAATTAGTCCAGAAAATTCACTGCACTTTTCAATGAAATTCACAAACGGTCTTGGAGAAAAACAGTAGAATTACAGTGCGTCAtggtaacatttatttttaattaaaagtattaaaaggATATTTTTGTAGGTCATGAACATTAACACATACCAAAGGCACGTTCAGAACTGAAACATTTTAACATCCCTAAAAGTAGTTTGTAAGGTTGGAAATTACAATTCAGacgatgtttttaaatgtattgaacgATCgatgaaatatttaattatacCTTAAACCTATTAATCCTCCAATCTTAAAACACGAAAGACACTCAGTATTGACactgtattaaataaattaattcagcGACGTGTTTGAATTTGAAGTGAAACCAGGGGTTTTATCCAGTGTCAAAGAAGAGACATTTAAATCAAGTTgttgtgaattaaaaaaataataataatcctttgtGCCTTCCTCCAAACCAGACTTGACCCATCTCAGGGAGAGGAATGTGGAGGACCTGTCCGGAGGGGAGCTGCAGCGTTTTGCGTGTGCTGTGGTGTGTATCCAGAGAGCGGACATGTAAGTCATGGTCATGTTCTCCATCCTTGTTTTAATTCTTATATCCACCCCCACCTTTGCCTGACTTATGTACGAAGGCCTCTACACAATGTCTGTTTCATTGCAGCTATTCGGAGGCTTGAACCTTTCCTTTGCTCTTGTTTTTGCAGTTTTATGTTTGACGAGCCATCCAGTTACTTGGATGTGAAGCAGCGCTTGAAGGCTGCCATCACCATTCGCTCCCTCATCACCCCAGACAGGTGCGTCACAGCAGGCTATAAGGTTTGGTTTTGCCCCAACCCCGAGGTGAAACTCCATCTTAACCTTTGACTTAACCTTAGCATTGTCAAGAGGATGGTGACGTTTCCAAAGACGAGCATTTGAAATGAAAGAGGGAGGAaagaaatgcacacacttgcAAATGGCATGTTTGTGATAATGACAAAAGCATACAATTGATTAGATTTTTTACTAAACCTGAATTATTAGTACTTGTGAATGAGGaagaagtgtttattttatttagcaaCCTGAACATTCCAACGAGCTAACAAGTGTTAtatcctaattgcttatgcctcaatagtatagaaaatggctattattccccacaaactctgcttttgtgaccaggacagtaatattttgaaatgtacctatttccaatgagaaaacgggcgaatttgtgtcttttcgttcacatgaAGTCaggaaaaacatgtatttatactaaagtaatacaaaaatgactacaaaagatttagaagtgagtggttttttgagatttacaattatactgtaatttacagtgcatgtgtgtttcagagtttaatttatttgtatttgtttgtgctgTTCAGGTATATTATAGTAGTTGAACATGACTTGAGTGTGTTGGACTACCTGTCTGACTTCATCTGCTGCCTGTATGGAGTGCCAAGCGCATATGGAGTGGTGACCATGCCTTTCAGTGTTAGGGAAGGtacagctgtttttttattttgtttgttttaagacctgtttttatttggtgttttttgttatatatataaataacccaAATGCCCAACTTGTAACAGGAATTGGACCTTTTTAGgtcaaatgttaattttaaaagcTATTTTGAGGAAATGCACAGCTTTTAAAACCTACAATTAATCTTACTGCTGCACAGTGCATATCTCTGACATTAAACCTCAGTACTTGCGATGGGAGTGATTTTTACAGCTGAGTTAcaatctctctctttcctctgtTCTAGGAATCAACATTTTCCTGGACGGCTATGTGCCAACGGAGAACCTGAGGTTCCGGGAGACCTCGCTGGTGTTCAAGGTGGCAGAGACCGCCAACGAGGAGGAAATCAAAAAGATGTGCAGATACCAGTACCCCCACATGAAGAAGGCCATGGGGGACTTCGAGCTGGAGATCGTGGAGGGAGAGTTCACTGATTCTGAGATCATGGTCATGCTTGGAGAGAATGGTGAGTGCTCCATGCAATTTCAAAAAATCATCACCACCGTGGTTTCCAATGAACTACTGCATGTTTGAAGTATAGCAGCAGATGAGCGATTGGCATAGAAATtagcttttttcacattttaacttTATATCCCtgatccccccacccccccacacacacacaatattttgaaactgatattttatatttttagtatATGTTGAAGGTTCAACAAAGATTTAAGAGCAGTTGCAAATTGAAATTCAAGGTTTTAATTGTCCATTCATGTCTAGCTATATTCACAGTAAACCTAAAATGTGTTCTCCAGACCACATGTTCATTAGTCATCTTGTCATTGGATAAGGATAGATTGCTTAAGACTATCTGTTTTTCAGGAACTGGTAAAACCACATTCATCAGAATGCTAGCTGGACGTCTTAAGCCTGATGAAGGAGGTAattcttacatttattttcctgtttttatatccaaatataaaatataaaatatctgTGCTacctagggctgggcgatatgacttaaaaattgtatttattttttttttggaagtttgggcgatacacgatatatacCTCGATATGCCTTGTTTTTATCAAATCAAGCTAccaaataagaccaaagacatttaaacaagtctttatttaatcattaaatatgcaaaactaacaaatattacatgcaggctgtcatggtaaatatatgcagaatgcaatatataacagtgcaagtggtgtgtgattactattacgtgtgttatgttatgggatatatgtatatatacatgtgtgtgtgtgtgtgtgtatatatatatatatatatatatatatacatgatttaaatactaaatagttttattattattattattattaatattaataataaaagctgttataccacttcaccatctaatgaaactttctgcatctgtttgcattgctttccaatttattaaaatgcaaacaaactattattctttaattttatacaaattatattcgTCTAAattagtgggggtgggggtgcgatCGTGTATTGTCGTGGGTGCtacttgcagatcgagtttagcccggcgaGGAGAGCAGTGCGGACCGTGtgcgcttgtgcattaaagtatctcttggttgtgttggttattgtttgtcagttcactctcctcatgtctgtctgtgtttctgatgcccATTTCTTGCCGCACTCGGCACaagtggaagaaccgggaagaacgcaaagcgtcgaAATGACTTAAAGAGTgcgatttgcgacaccacgatataaacgatagagcataatatgaaatgatagacgtttttctatcgtcatacgatatatatcgtcatatcgcacagccctagtgCTACCCCAATTCTAATGCACAGATTATTTCTGAGATCTAGTATTGAGTTACTGCCCTTGCAAGTGTCCTAGGTGTAAATACAGAGCACACTATTGTAATATCAGCTCCCACCTCTGCCCCTTGTCTCTTTTCTAACTATGTCTGTTCAGTTTCTTGATCTGTGAACCCCATGAACAAGTATCAGTGtcagaattattttatttcaatgaccTGGCCACTGATGCATCAATTCAGACAACCATTTTAAATCATTCCTAATAAATCTACATATGTCCATGCTGGCTGTGGGCTACCCTTACAGCCCTGACTCTTGGGAGGCCAAATTCTATAGTGCATCTGTACAGTTAAACCTCATATCGGTGACCCAGAAAGAAAGCTACCACCTCCCCTTATCTTGTTTTAGTCTGTCCGTCCGTCCCGGTTTGAGACTCACATTGTTGAAACTCTACCACAGGTGATGTTCCCGTCCTAAATGTCAGCTACAAACCTCAGAAGATCAGCCCCAAATTCAAGGTGGGTCCCGAAGTCGTTGCCGCTCTAATCATGGAAGAAGCCTTCTGATCTTCTGTGAAATAAATACGTGTTGTTCCTCTGCTTTAGGGAAGTGTACGCCAGCTACTCCACGAGAAGATCAGAGATGCTTACACCCACCCGCAGTTTGTTACTGACGTCATGAAACCCATGCAGATCGACAGCATTATTGATCAAGATGTAAGTCTGGAGAATAGTGTGATGGTATTTGTGACCATTTCCCAGTTTAAAGTTGTAACAGTATATTAAATGGCTTAGACACAAGGCACTATGAGGTACTTAAGATTTATTTTATCGTGTATTCTGCActcaattcatatttttttgagTACTTGGTACCAAATGAAAAGTCTGACCTTCCTTCAAATGGCCTTTCTTCAAAAGTTTGTACccaaattattgtttttatttgaaagcaGTGACAaattagagagagagtgagtttgTGGGTAGGTCAGTTTTGATTTGGACTAGGTCTTAATTATGCACGTCTCACCGTCCTAATGTACCGGTGTTTCATGAGCGCAGACGAACATTTTCATAATTGGCTTATGGTGATGTTACAGGTCCAGAACCTGTCTGGAGGTGAGCTGCAGCGAGTCGCTCTGGCTCTGTGCTTGGGGAAGCCAGCCGACGTCTACCTGATCGACGAGCCCTCGGCCTACCTGGACTCTGAGCAGCGTCTCATGGCTGCCAGGGTCATCAAACGGTGAGAGAGCTCAAGTTATACATGGTTTCGTTGCTCTATTGAAGTCTGCAAAAGTCGCTGCCGTTTTGGAGACTCGTTCCTGTCTAGTGT encodes:
- the abce1 gene encoding ATP-binding cassette sub-family E member 1 — translated: MSEKPTRIAIVNHDKCKPKKCRQECKKSCPVVRMGKLCIEVTSQSKIVWISESLCIGCGICIKKCPFGALSIVNLPSNLEKETTHRYCANSFKLHRLPIPRPGEVLGLVGTNGIGKSTALKILAGKQKPNLGKFDAPPDWQEILTYFRGSELQNYFTKILEDDLKAIVKPQYVDQIPKTVKGTVGSILSRKDDTKTEDIVCAQLDLTHLRERNVEDLSGGELQRFACAVVCIQRADIFMFDEPSSYLDVKQRLKAAITIRSLITPDRYIIVVEHDLSVLDYLSDFICCLYGVPSAYGVVTMPFSVREGINIFLDGYVPTENLRFRETSLVFKVAETANEEEIKKMCRYQYPHMKKAMGDFELEIVEGEFTDSEIMVMLGENGTGKTTFIRMLAGRLKPDEGGDVPVLNVSYKPQKISPKFKGSVRQLLHEKIRDAYTHPQFVTDVMKPMQIDSIIDQDVQNLSGGELQRVALALCLGKPADVYLIDEPSAYLDSEQRLMAARVIKRFILHAKKTAFVVEHDFIMATYLADRVIVFDGIPSRSTLANTPQTLLAGMNKFLAQLEITFRRDPNNFRPRINKMNSIKDVEQKKSGNYFFLDD